One Fusobacterium nucleatum genomic window carries:
- a CDS encoding baseplate J/gp47 family protein — protein MIIKKEWKEILKNMLNQVNDEYDKTEGSLFYDNLAPVSIEIEEIRKTLEYIFLNSFAETAEGEYLDNICKEVGVFRRKATKSKGTVIIKGVPNTVIEVGTKVASDTYIYLTTQEKIISAAGSVEVPIESEKYGKIYNIPKGTITNFPVTIPGLNEVINNSETVDGYDGETDDELRERYYFKVREPVTSGNIYHYKKWAFEVEGVGGVKVFPLWNGNGTVKVVVVNSDIHEADETLLKRVRDYLEEVRPIGATVTVKSAIGKAISISGTVKISKNIKFDEVKTEFETKVKEHFRKVGFKQDYVSYAQLGNILLNIPGVNDYDDLKINNATLNVQLAAEEIPKLTTITLQKEVI, from the coding sequence ATGATAATAAAAAAAGAATGGAAAGAAATTTTAAAAAATATGCTTAACCAGGTAAATGATGAGTATGATAAGACAGAAGGAAGCTTATTTTATGATAACTTAGCACCTGTAAGTATAGAAATAGAAGAGATAAGAAAAACCTTAGAATATATATTTTTAAATTCTTTTGCAGAAACAGCAGAAGGTGAGTATTTAGATAATATATGTAAAGAGGTAGGAGTATTTAGAAGAAAAGCAACTAAGTCAAAGGGTACTGTAATTATAAAAGGAGTACCTAACACTGTTATTGAAGTAGGGACAAAAGTTGCAAGTGATACTTATATTTATTTAACTACACAAGAAAAAATAATATCTGCTGCTGGAAGTGTTGAAGTTCCCATTGAAAGTGAGAAGTATGGGAAAATATATAATATTCCAAAAGGAACTATTACAAATTTTCCTGTAACTATTCCAGGATTAAATGAAGTGATAAATAATTCTGAAACTGTTGATGGTTATGATGGAGAAACAGATGATGAATTAAGAGAAAGATATTATTTCAAAGTTAGAGAACCAGTAACATCTGGCAATATTTATCATTACAAAAAATGGGCTTTTGAAGTTGAAGGAGTAGGAGGAGTTAAGGTTTTTCCTTTATGGAATGGAAATGGTACTGTAAAGGTAGTTGTAGTAAATAGTGATATTCATGAAGCTGATGAAACTTTGCTAAAAAGAGTAAGAGATTATTTAGAAGAAGTTAGACCGATAGGGGCTACTGTTACAGTAAAAAGTGCAATAGGTAAAGCTATATCAATTTCAGGTACTGTTAAAATTTCTAAAAATATAAAATTTGATGAAGTAAAGACAGAGTTTGAAACAAAAGTAAAAGAACATTTTAGAAAAGTAGGATTTAAACAGGACTATGTGAGTTATGCACAATTAGGAAATATCTTATTAAATATTCCTGGTGTAAATGACTATGATGATTTAAAGATAAATAATGCAACTTTAAATGTACAGTTAGCAGCTGAGGAGATTCCAAAATTAACAACAATCACTTTACAAAAAGAGGTGATATAG
- the rsmD gene encoding 16S rRNA (guanine(966)-N(2))-methyltransferase RsmD: MRIIAGEAKNRIIKTRKGFDTRPTLESVKESLFSIIAPYIEDSIFLDLFSGSGSISLEAISRGAKRAVMIEKDGEALKYIIENIDNLGFTNRCRAYKNDVIRAIEILGRKNEKFDIIFMDPPYQDNVTKKVLKAIDKANILTEDGLIICEHHLLEDLEDNIASFRKTDERKYNKKILTFYTK; encoded by the coding sequence ATGAGAATAATAGCAGGAGAAGCTAAAAATAGAATAATTAAGACAAGAAAGGGTTTTGATACAAGACCTACTCTTGAAAGTGTTAAAGAATCTCTTTTTTCAATAATTGCTCCTTATATTGAAGATAGTATTTTTCTTGATTTATTCAGTGGAAGTGGGAGTATTTCTCTGGAAGCAATAAGTAGAGGTGCTAAAAGGGCAGTGATGATTGAAAAAGATGGAGAGGCTTTAAAATATATTATTGAAAATATAGATAATTTAGGATTTACAAATAGGTGTAGAGCCTATAAAAATGATGTTATTAGAGCAATAGAGATATTAGGGAGAAAAAATGAAAAATTTGATATAATTTTTATGGATCCTCCTTATCAAGATAATGTTACTAAGAAGGTATTAAAAGCCATAGATAAGGCGAATATTTTAACAGAAGATGGACTTATTATCTGTGAACATCATTTACTAGAAGATTTGGAAGATAATATTGCTTCATTTAGAAAAACTGATGAGAGAAAATATAATAAAAAAATATTAACATTTTATACAAAATGA
- a CDS encoding YmfQ family protein: protein MEAKRLMRHMPKYYRGILEITLLQKVIEKELDTVDLISKDVLNQFFIYTATWSLPIWERIFGLSVGDKTSNIEERRENLISKLRSYGTTTKEMIARVAKTFTNGEIEVVEDNSNYAFKILFTSIVGIPKNIENFKAVIEVIKPAHLNFSIEFRYNTHNQVAYLLHNSLKLKTHKQIHDTRLYEDSAVVGKYHKQNEVGNLKNNELKTKTHKNIYDERR from the coding sequence TTGGAAGCTAAAAGACTAATGAGGCATATGCCAAAGTATTATAGAGGTATTTTAGAAATAACTTTATTACAAAAAGTAATAGAAAAAGAATTAGATACAGTTGATTTAATCTCAAAAGATGTATTAAATCAATTTTTTATTTATACTGCTACATGGTCCTTACCAATTTGGGAAAGAATATTTGGTTTAAGTGTTGGAGATAAAACAAGCAATATTGAAGAAAGAAGAGAGAATTTAATTTCTAAGTTAAGAAGTTATGGAACTACTACAAAAGAGATGATAGCAAGAGTTGCCAAGACTTTTACAAATGGAGAAATTGAGGTTGTAGAAGATAATTCAAACTATGCTTTTAAAATACTATTTACCTCTATTGTTGGAATACCTAAAAATATTGAAAACTTTAAGGCGGTAATAGAAGTTATAAAACCTGCACATTTGAATTTTAGTATTGAGTTTAGATATAACACACATAACCAGGTAGCTTATTTATTGCATAATTCTTTAAAATTAAAAACTCACAAACAAATTCATGACACTAGATTATATGAAGATAGTGCAGTGGTAGGTAAGTATCATAAACAGAATGAAGTAGGAAATTTAAAAAATAATGAGTTAAAAACTAAAACACATAAAAATATCTATGATGAAAGGAGATAA
- the xseB gene encoding exodeoxyribonuclease VII small subunit, translated as MGKNTFEENLENLDKIIESLESGELSLDDAIKEYESAMKLIKSSSKILNEAEGKLLKVIEKNGEIDIEEI; from the coding sequence ATGGGAAAAAATACTTTTGAAGAAAATTTAGAAAATTTAGATAAAATTATTGAGTCATTAGAAAGTGGGGAGCTTAGTTTAGATGATGCAATAAAGGAATATGAAAGTGCTATGAAACTTATAAAGTCATCTTCTAAGATATTGAATGAAGCAGAGGGGAAATTACTAAAAGTTATTGAAAAAAATGGTGAAATAGATATAGAGGAGATTTAA
- a CDS encoding polyprenyl synthetase family protein codes for MKDFQVYLKEKTDFFETELKKELEELSYPETIAKGMEYAILNGGKRLRPFLLFVTLELLNENINKGVKSAIALEMIHSYSLVHDDLPALDNDDYRRGKLTTHKVFGEAEGILIGDSLLTYAFYVLSQKNLEFLSFEQIVNIISKTSEYAGINGMIGGQMIDIQSENKKIDFETLKYIHSHKTGKLIKLPIEIACIIANVEKDKREILEEYADLIGIAFQVKDDILDVEGTFEELGKPVGSDVDLHKATYPSILGMEESKKILNDTVEKAKEIIKNKFGEEKGKVLISLADFIKNRNK; via the coding sequence ATGAAGGATTTCCAAGTTTATTTAAAAGAAAAAACTGATTTTTTTGAAACTGAATTAAAAAAAGAATTAGAAGAACTTTCTTATCCTGAAACTATTGCTAAGGGTATGGAGTATGCCATTTTAAATGGTGGAAAGAGATTAAGACCTTTTTTACTTTTTGTAACATTAGAATTGTTAAATGAGAATATAAATAAAGGTGTAAAATCTGCAATAGCATTAGAGATGATACATTCATATTCTCTTGTTCATGATGACCTGCCAGCTCTTGATAATGATGATTATAGAAGAGGAAAATTAACAACACATAAAGTTTTTGGTGAAGCAGAGGGAATACTTATAGGAGATTCACTTTTAACTTATGCTTTTTATGTTCTTTCACAAAAAAATTTAGAATTTTTATCTTTTGAACAGATTGTAAATATTATTTCAAAAACTTCTGAGTATGCAGGAATAAACGGAATGATAGGTGGACAGATGATAGATATTCAAAGTGAAAATAAGAAAATAGATTTTGAAACTTTAAAATATATTCATAGTCACAAAACAGGAAAACTTATTAAACTTCCTATTGAAATAGCTTGTATTATTGCTAATGTGGAAAAAGATAAAAGAGAAATTTTAGAAGAATATGCAGATTTAATTGGGATTGCTTTTCAAGTTAAAGATGATATTTTAGATGTTGAAGGAACTTTTGAAGAGTTAGGAAAACCTGTGGGTAGTGATGTTGATTTACATAAGGCTACTTATCCAAGTATTTTAGGAATGGAAGAAAGTAAAAAAATTCTAAATGACACTGTTGAAAAAGCAAAAGAAATTATTAAAAACAAGTTTGGAGAAGAAAAAGGAAAAGTTTTAATTTCTCTTGCAGATTTTATAAAAAATAGAAATAAATAA
- a CDS encoding N-acetylmuramoyl-L-alanine amidase: MKRKLFNIFFFFLLSVLSFSAKVNDVRFSNNKFSINLNAADGECLVSADEESRLIYIEIQNLDSSSFEKFSRNLELDIRGSNLFEDVIIDKSKDSVSLTLQVAPKVSYTMDATNKKIELNLQRTSKNKHLIVIDPGHGGKDPGAARGSVVEKKIVLAVGTYLRDELSKDFNVIMTRDSDFFVVLSERPKIGNKNKAALFVSVHANASDNKSANGVEVFYFSKKSSPYAERIANFENSIGEKYGDSSDKIIQISGELAYKKNQENSIRLAKKIVENIADRLSMRNGGVHGANFAVLRGFNGTGVLIELGFVSNSYDAEILVDAASQQKMAEEIAKSIREYLTR, translated from the coding sequence ATGAAAAGAAAATTGTTCAATATTTTTTTCTTTTTTCTTTTATCAGTATTATCATTTTCTGCAAAAGTAAATGATGTAAGATTTTCTAATAATAAATTCTCTATTAACTTAAATGCAGCTGATGGAGAATGTTTAGTGAGTGCTGATGAAGAATCAAGACTTATATATATAGAAATTCAGAATTTAGATAGTAGTTCTTTTGAAAAATTTTCAAGAAATTTAGAACTGGATATCAGGGGTTCTAACTTATTTGAAGATGTAATAATAGATAAATCAAAAGATAGTGTCTCATTGACATTACAAGTTGCACCAAAGGTTTCATATACTATGGATGCCACTAATAAAAAGATAGAACTAAATTTACAAAGAACTTCAAAAAATAAACATCTTATAGTAATAGACCCAGGACATGGAGGAAAAGATCCTGGAGCTGCAAGAGGTTCAGTAGTGGAAAAGAAGATTGTTCTTGCAGTTGGAACTTATTTAAGAGATGAGCTTTCAAAGGATTTTAATGTAATAATGACAAGAGATTCAGATTTTTTTGTTGTTTTAAGTGAAAGACCTAAAATTGGAAATAAAAATAAGGCAGCATTATTTGTAAGTGTACATGCTAATGCTTCTGATAATAAGAGTGCTAATGGAGTTGAAGTATTTTACTTTTCTAAAAAATCATCACCTTATGCAGAGAGAATTGCTAATTTTGAAAATAGTATAGGTGAAAAATATGGTGATAGTAGTGATAAAATAATTCAAATATCAGGAGAATTAGCATATAAAAAGAATCAAGAAAATTCTATAAGACTTGCTAAAAAGATAGTAGAAAATATTGCTGATAGATTATCAATGAGAAATGGTGGAGTTCATGGAGCAAACTTTGCTGTATTAAGAGGTTTTAATGGAACAGGAGTGTTAATAGAACTTGGGTTTGTAAGTAATTCTTATGATGCAGAAATTTTAGTTGATGCAGCTTCTCAACAAAAAATGGCTGAGGAAATTGCAAAATCAATTAGAGAGTATTTAACAAGGTGA
- the yajC gene encoding preprotein translocase subunit YajC, whose protein sequence is MQELFAKYGSTGIIVVVWIAIFYFLIIRPNKKKQKQQQDLLNSLKEGTEVITIGGIKGTIAFVGEDYVEIRVDKGVKLTFRKSAIANVINNNQQ, encoded by the coding sequence ATGCAAGAATTATTTGCTAAATATGGAAGTACAGGAATTATTGTAGTTGTTTGGATTGCTATTTTTTATTTTTTAATAATCAGACCTAATAAGAAAAAGCAAAAACAACAACAAGATCTTCTTAATTCTTTAAAAGAAGGAACAGAAGTAATAACTATTGGTGGAATCAAAGGAACAATAGCTTTTGTTGGAGAAGATTATGTTGAAATAAGAGTGGATAAAGGAGTTAAATTAACTTTTAGAAAATCTGCTATTGCAAATGTTATCAACAACAATCAACAATAG
- the queA gene encoding tRNA preQ1(34) S-adenosylmethionine ribosyltransferase-isomerase QueA, giving the protein MSTYLNDYDYFLPEELIGQKPREPRDSAKLMLINRKTGSIEHKHFYNIVDYLQKGDVLVRNATKVIPARIFGHKDTGGVLEILLVKRITLDTWECLLKPAKKLKLGQKLYIGENEELIAELLEIKEDGNRILKFYYEGSFEEILDKLGSMPLPPYITRKLENKNRYQTVYAQRGESVAAPTAGLHFTEELLKKILDKGVEIVDVFLEVGLGTFRPVQTENVLEHKMHEESFEISEKAAKIINEAKTEGRRIISVGTTATRALESSVDENGKLIAQKKDTGIFIYPGYKFKIVDALITNFHLPKSTLLMLVSAFYNREKMLEIYNLAVKEKYHFFSFGDSMFIY; this is encoded by the coding sequence ATGTCAACTTATCTGAATGATTATGATTATTTTTTACCTGAGGAACTTATAGGACAGAAACCAAGAGAGCCAAGAGACTCAGCTAAACTTATGTTAATTAATAGAAAAACTGGAAGTATAGAGCATAAACATTTCTATAATATAGTTGACTATTTACAAAAGGGAGATGTTTTAGTTAGAAATGCAACTAAGGTTATCCCTGCCAGAATTTTTGGGCATAAGGATACAGGTGGAGTTTTAGAGATTCTTTTAGTTAAAAGAATTACCTTGGATACTTGGGAATGTCTTTTAAAACCAGCTAAAAAATTGAAATTAGGTCAAAAATTGTATATAGGTGAAAATGAAGAATTAATAGCAGAACTTTTAGAAATAAAAGAAGATGGTAATAGAATTTTAAAGTTTTATTATGAAGGAAGTTTTGAAGAAATTTTAGATAAACTTGGTTCTATGCCTTTGCCACCTTATATAACAAGAAAGTTAGAAAATAAAAATAGATACCAAACTGTTTATGCTCAAAGAGGAGAATCAGTGGCTGCCCCCACAGCAGGGCTACATTTTACAGAAGAGCTATTAAAAAAGATTTTAGATAAGGGTGTAGAGATAGTTGATGTTTTTTTAGAAGTTGGATTGGGAACTTTTAGACCTGTTCAAACAGAAAATGTTTTAGAACATAAAATGCATGAAGAAAGTTTTGAAATTTCAGAAAAAGCTGCTAAAATAATAAATGAAGCTAAGACAGAAGGAAGAAGAATTATATCAGTAGGAACTACTGCTACAAGAGCATTAGAATCTTCTGTTGATGAGAATGGAAAGTTGATTGCACAAAAAAAAGACACAGGAATTTTTATCTATCCTGGATATAAATTTAAAATAGTAGATGCCTTAATTACAAATTTTCATCTTCCTAAATCTACACTTTTAATGTTAGTTTCAGCATTTTATAATAGAGAAAAAATGCTGGAAATATACAATTTAGCAGTTAAAGAAAAATATCATTTTTTTAGCTTTGGGGATAGTATGTTTATTTACTAA
- the prmC gene encoding peptide chain release factor N(5)-glutamine methyltransferase, translating into MNLVEILKFSEEYLKKYSFSKPRLEAEKLVSYVLNLDRIALYIHYERELSDDEKASIKQYLKKMTEENKNFDELKGKKKDYKEENLDIFNKSVEYLKKNGVPNPLLDTEYIFSDVLKVSRNTLKYSMSREIKEEDKDKIREMLVLRAKKRKPLQYILGEWEFYGLPFKVSEGVLIPRADTEILVEQCIQLMRDVEEPNILDIGTGSGAISIAIANELKSSSVTGIDINEKALKLANENKILNKIENVNFIESNLFGKLDKDFKYDLIVSNPPYISKEEYENLMPEVKNYEPQNALTDLGDGLYFYREISKLVGEYLKDTGYLAYEIGYNQAKDVSKILQDNNFDVLSVIKDYGGNNRVVIAKKAVTTENFEEIEEEEDVNLSE; encoded by the coding sequence ATGAATTTAGTAGAAATATTAAAATTTTCTGAAGAGTATTTGAAAAAATACTCTTTTTCAAAACCCCGTTTAGAAGCAGAAAAGTTAGTATCATATGTTTTAAATCTTGATAGAATAGCACTTTATATTCATTATGAAAGGGAATTATCAGATGATGAAAAGGCTTCAATAAAACAATATTTAAAAAAAATGACAGAAGAAAATAAAAATTTTGATGAATTAAAAGGTAAAAAGAAAGATTATAAAGAAGAAAATTTAGATATCTTTAATAAATCAGTTGAATACCTTAAAAAAAATGGAGTTCCAAATCCATTATTAGATACTGAATATATATTTTCAGATGTTTTAAAAGTTAGTAGAAATACTTTAAAATACAGTATGTCAAGAGAAATTAAAGAAGAAGATAAAGATAAAATTAGAGAAATGTTAGTTTTAAGAGCTAAAAAAAGAAAGCCACTTCAATATATTTTAGGAGAATGGGAATTTTATGGTTTACCATTTAAAGTAAGTGAAGGAGTATTAATTCCAAGAGCAGATACAGAAATTTTAGTTGAACAATGTATTCAACTTATGAGAGATGTTGAAGAGCCTAATATTTTAGATATAGGTACTGGAAGTGGAGCTATATCAATTGCTATTGCAAATGAATTAAAATCAAGTTCTGTAACAGGTATTGATATAAATGAAAAGGCTCTTAAACTTGCAAATGAAAATAAAATATTAAATAAAATAGAAAATGTTAATTTTATAGAATCTAATTTATTTGGTAAACTTGATAAAGATTTTAAATATGATTTAATAGTTTCAAATCCACCATATATAAGCAAAGAAGAATATGAAAATCTTATGCCAGAAGTTAAAAACTATGAGCCTCAAAATGCTTTAACAGACTTAGGAGATGGTTTGTATTTTTATAGAGAAATATCTAAATTAGTAGGAGAATATTTAAAAGATACAGGCTATTTAGCTTATGAAATTGGATATAATCAAGCAAAAGATGTTTCTAAAATTTTACAAGATAATAATTTTGATGTTTTATCTGTTATAAAAGATTATGGTGGAAATAATAGAGTAGTGATAGCTAAAAAAGCAGTAACAACTGAGAATTTTGAAGAAATTGAGGAAGAGGAAGATGTCAACTTATCTGAATGA
- a CDS encoding N-acetylmuramoyl-L-alanine amidase yields MKVALIIGHNKRSKGAYSTIVGSEYDYWKRIAEKIKTEIPLMVDVYERKPNQYYTREMFEVLEELNKNDYKFCMELHFNAAASEQANGCECLVYYGNNKAKELATDFMARLQNKFGSKIRTKENTLKEIKVVNGKELTTEKKETTRGLILIQDSKTRGGYGICKSKDTYILVEPFFGSNNDESLKFSVEKDVVDLFVKFIKENI; encoded by the coding sequence ATGAAAGTAGCATTGATTATTGGTCATAATAAAAGAAGTAAAGGAGCATATTCAACCATAGTTGGTAGTGAATATGATTATTGGAAAAGAATAGCAGAAAAAATAAAAACTGAAATTCCATTAATGGTAGATGTATATGAGAGAAAGCCAAATCAATATTACACAAGAGAAATGTTTGAAGTGTTGGAAGAACTTAATAAGAATGATTATAAGTTCTGTATGGAACTTCACTTTAATGCAGCAGCAAGTGAGCAAGCCAATGGTTGCGAATGTTTAGTTTACTATGGAAATAATAAGGCTAAGGAGCTAGCAACAGATTTTATGGCTAGATTGCAAAACAAGTTTGGTAGCAAGATAAGGACCAAAGAAAATACTTTAAAAGAAATTAAGGTTGTAAATGGAAAAGAATTAACAACAGAAAAGAAAGAAACTACAAGAGGTTTAATCTTAATTCAAGATTCTAAAACTAGGGGAGGTTACGGAATATGTAAATCAAAAGACACTTATATACTGGTTGAGCCTTTCTTTGGTAGCAACAATGATGAGTCTTTGAAGTTTTCTGTGGAAAAAGATGTTGTAGATTTATTTGTTAAATTTATAAAAGAAAATATTTAA
- a CDS encoding DUF1353 domain-containing protein, whose translation MEKTKLILDPISNGKAILLEEYVYDINGYLIRVPKSFITDGASVPHSLQWLYNPFGKYIKAAVIHDYLYSTYNNTGINRTLSDKIFRHIMKETGVDSRIVRKFYAAVKYFGATSWKTKLQNEGYKDRAIIDRTKEAKEYYNHWYKVLGIR comes from the coding sequence ATGGAGAAAACTAAATTAATCCTGGATCCAATTTCAAATGGTAAGGCAATTTTGCTAGAAGAGTATGTTTATGATATAAATGGGTACTTGATAAGAGTACCCAAATCTTTTATAACAGATGGGGCATCAGTACCTCATTCTTTACAATGGCTGTATAACCCATTCGGAAAATACATCAAGGCAGCAGTTATCCACGATTATTTGTACTCCACATATAATAATACTGGTATAAATAGAACTCTTTCAGATAAAATATTTAGACATATTATGAAAGAAACTGGTGTTGATAGTAGAATTGTAAGGAAATTCTATGCAGCTGTTAAATATTTTGGAGCAACATCATGGAAAACTAAATTGCAAAATGAGGGATACAAGGATAGAGCTATAATTGATAGAACTAAGGAGGCAAAAGAGTATTATAACCATTGGTATAAAGTGTTAGGGATTAGGTGA
- the prfA gene encoding peptide chain release factor 1 codes for MFDKLEEVVARYEELNKMLVSPEVLVDSKKMIECNKAINEITEIVEKYKEYKKYVDDIEFIKESFKTEKDSEMKEMLNEELKEAEEKLPKLEEELKILLLPKDKNDDKNVIVEIRGGAGGDEAALFAADLFRMYSRYAERKKWKIEIIEKQDGELGGIKEIAFTIIGLGAYSRLKFESGVHRVQRVPKTEASGRIHTSTATVAVLPEVEDVQEVTVDPKDLKIDTYRSGGAGGQHVNMTDSAVRITHLPTGIVVQCQDERSQLKNREKAMKHLLTKLYEMEQEKQRSEVESERRLQVGTGDRAEKIRTYNFPDGRITDHRIKLTVHQLEAFLDGDIDEMIDALITFHQAELLSASEE; via the coding sequence ATGTTTGATAAATTAGAAGAAGTTGTTGCTAGATATGAGGAACTAAACAAAATGTTAGTTAGTCCAGAAGTTTTAGTAGATTCTAAAAAAATGATAGAATGTAACAAAGCTATAAATGAAATAACAGAGATTGTTGAAAAATACAAAGAATACAAAAAATATGTAGATGATATTGAATTTATAAAAGAAAGTTTTAAAACAGAAAAAGATTCTGAAATGAAAGAAATGCTTAATGAAGAATTAAAAGAAGCAGAAGAAAAATTACCAAAACTTGAAGAAGAATTAAAAATTTTGTTACTACCAAAAGATAAAAATGATGATAAGAACGTTATTGTTGAAATTAGAGGTGGAGCAGGAGGAGATGAAGCAGCTCTATTTGCAGCTGATTTATTTAGAATGTATTCAAGATATGCTGAAAGAAAAAAATGGAAAATTGAAATTATAGAAAAGCAAGATGGAGAACTTGGTGGAATAAAAGAAATTGCTTTTACTATAATTGGTTTAGGAGCATATTCAAGATTAAAGTTTGAGTCAGGAGTTCATAGAGTACAAAGAGTTCCAAAGACAGAAGCCTCAGGAAGAATTCATACTTCAACTGCAACTGTTGCTGTTTTACCAGAAGTTGAAGATGTTCAGGAAGTTACAGTTGACCCTAAGGATTTAAAAATAGATACATATAGATCTGGTGGAGCAGGAGGACAACATGTTAATATGACAGACTCTGCTGTAAGAATTACTCACTTACCTACTGGAATAGTAGTTCAATGCCAAGATGAAAGATCTCAATTAAAAAATAGAGAAAAAGCTATGAAACACTTACTTACTAAACTTTATGAAATGGAACAAGAAAAACAAAGAAGCGAAGTTGAATCTGAAAGAAGATTACAAGTAGGAACAGGAGATAGAGCAGAAAAGATTAGAACATATAACTTCCCAGATGGAAGAATTACAGATCATAGAATAAAGCTTACAGTACATCAATTAGAAGCATTTTTAGACGGGGATATAGATGAAATGATTGATGCACTTATAACTTTCCACCAAGCAGAACTTTTATCTGCTTCTGAGGAATAA
- a CDS encoding DUF2634 domain-containing protein, with the protein MGILPKIDFFDYSKQDTTNNKNSNGKTFLIDFQKKKLLKSNGQLIKTDDERAVRVWIEKVLLTEKYKWNIYKYNGPNQYGMKYKAMLLSQRFPTPVLYSEFERELTETIKKNKQIIEIRNIDIKLEKHTLKTKFEVVLKDFKTFEWEGYL; encoded by the coding sequence ATGGGAATATTACCAAAAATAGATTTTTTTGATTACTCTAAACAAGACACAACTAATAATAAAAACAGTAATGGCAAAACATTTTTAATAGACTTTCAGAAAAAGAAGTTATTAAAATCTAATGGACAATTAATAAAAACAGATGATGAAAGAGCTGTTAGAGTGTGGATTGAAAAGGTACTTTTAACTGAAAAATATAAATGGAATATTTATAAATATAATGGACCTAATCAATATGGGATGAAATATAAGGCTATGTTACTTAGCCAAAGATTTCCTACACCTGTTTTATATAGTGAGTTTGAGAGAGAATTAACAGAAACAATTAAGAAAAATAAACAGATAATAGAAATTAGAAATATTGATATAAAGTTAGAAAAACATACCTTGAAAACAAAATTTGAAGTAGTATTAAAAGACTTCAAAACATTTGAATGGGAGGGGTATCTATGA
- a CDS encoding isoprenyl transferase produces the protein MEKNIPNHIAIIMDGNGRWAKKRGLARSFGHMEGAKTLRKALEYLTEIGIKYLTVYAFSTENWNRPQDEVSTLMKLFLKYIKSERKNMMKNKIRFFVSGRKNNVPEKLQKEIEKLEEETKNNDKITLNIAFNYGSRAEIVDAVNRIIKDGKENITEKDFSKYLYNDFPDPDLVIRTSGEMRISNFLLWQIAYSEFYITDTLWPDFDEKEIDKAIESYNQRERRFGGVKNV, from the coding sequence ATGGAAAAAAATATACCCAATCATATTGCAATAATTATGGATGGTAATGGGAGATGGGCAAAAAAGAGAGGGCTTGCTAGAAGTTTTGGGCATATGGAAGGAGCAAAAACATTAAGGAAAGCACTTGAATATTTAACAGAAATTGGCATTAAATATTTAACTGTTTATGCTTTTTCAACAGAAAATTGGAATAGACCACAAGATGAAGTTTCAACACTTATGAAACTATTTTTAAAATATATAAAAAGTGAAAGAAAAAATATGATGAAAAATAAAATTCGTTTTTTTGTTTCAGGTAGAAAAAACAATGTTCCAGAAAAATTACAAAAAGAAATTGAAAAGTTAGAAGAAGAAACTAAAAATAATGATAAAATAACATTAAATATAGCATTTAACTATGGTAGTAGAGCAGAAATAGTAGATGCAGTGAATAGAATAATAAAAGATGGAAAAGAAAATATAACAGAGAAAGATTTTTCTAAGTATTTATACAATGATTTTCCAGATCCAGATTTAGTTATAAGGACAAGTGGAGAGATGAGGATATCAAACTTCTTATTATGGCAAATAGCTTATTCAGAGTTTTATATCACAGATACTTTATGGCCAGATTTTGATGAAAAAGAAATAGATAAAGCTATTGAGAGTTATAACCAGAGAGAAAGAAGATTTGGAGGAGTAAAAAATGTTTAA